Proteins encoded within one genomic window of Oncorhynchus nerka isolate Pitt River linkage group LG9b, Oner_Uvic_2.0, whole genome shotgun sequence:
- the si:ch211-188c16.1 gene encoding uncharacterized protein si:ch211-188c16.1 isoform X1: MEQEGPINVKALRAKFQEEARAQAQAQDQHRPAIAEKPRRLPSTVPGEQEQTCHPQDGALMSSIHSAVENKPVIPRVIFRDGTRVSGGKWPVSFPALVLQAIPPKPPTPPHQNRLHNGARDCTATAKKSFKDRHLPLVLPGLPLKEQKTHLPPHKEVPPPTKCKKKGLLLHHPFKSTKVSKVGGEPADEPAYAGLTTNRHSGAPVEGLVMDRNKAEDRLPLQMEHSSTECPTSSPDITITTPLEGPGEDLSSMVSIFSTLEKGKKRFSPKHLLVYARPKSLRSNGVHLSDHSFTMDKGVHLPSTDYESHAPEHDLPAPLPVCLPHLPCVSALPFKMNDSSRRLETASEKQFGRDRAELLLVKSDGLPPPHPARKLLPDRGSLGPLPMKPPRPPRVDLRCYHPTTKHHRELTSAVEPETCEDPHSEPPSIANPELVVPEFPDFELNSELETAEGNAFDLAALELEATEFGTPEYPVDLDLGVPDFLSPECELPSCEPPKIPSFDQRALTLSSHHDLVISEFLAQTWEFPASVLKPQVVSELSAEMVPVEPSFTEDTDHDSASVEFPHSGLTLSVCQQENYYETCDNVYEVVENTVSQNSHKRKGPPKNPYGDPHPVKEEPRMHIWPRNPCKEKQSPENHEDKDQKKREKHRLEKEKKEQKEREKKENEMKKKFKVTGQEEAMYHARVTVASKVRKNDLPVKSGDTVSIIRTTNCPKGKWLARDANHKYGYISVMNVELNIKEMLELGKKAQAAGRGGTEGDTISIGSRSSNHHPMLHSSFTDDDEEWTLDEDTLSPYMENRVHNRTVSMPDMLCSHASAHHTLSDGSIEDRHTQTRHEALQKLAIFFQNNKSGISDTAEDRVPTPTNAEAPSFLCVVEPPYSDQEVVFADFELLPPPVLYADFL; encoded by the exons ATGGAACAG GAGGGACCAATCAATGTCAAAGCTCTGAGGGCCAAGTTTCAGGAGGAAGCCAGAGCCCAGGCTCAAGCCCAGGACCAACACCGACCTGCCATTGCTGAGAAGCCCAGACGGCTCCCATCCACTGTTCCTGGGGAGCAGGAACAAACCTGTCATCCCCAGGATGGAGCCCTGATGAGCTCCATCCACTCTGCTGTGGAGAACAAACCTGTCATCCCCAGGGTCATCTTCAGGGATGGGACCAGGGTGTCTGGGGGCAAATGGCCTGTCTCCTTCCCTGCACTTGTACTGCAGGCCATCCCACCAaaaccaccaacaccaccacaccagAACCGTCTCCACAATGGTGCAAGGGACTGCACAGCGACAGCCAAGAAGTCCTTCAAAGACCGCCACCTGCCTCTCGTACTGCCTGGCCTGCCTTTGAAGGAGCAGAAAACCCATTTGCCACCTCATAAAGAGGTCCCGCCTCCAACAAAATGCAAGAAAAAGGGTTTGCTGCTCCACCACCCCTTCAAGTCAACCAAAGTCTCCAAGGTTGGCGGCGAACCTGCAGACGAGCCTGCATATGCTGGTTTGACCACCAACAGACATTCAGGAGCTCCAGTAGAGGGGCTTGTGATGGACAGGAATAAGGCTGAAGATAGGCTGCCACTCCAGATGGAACATTCTAGCACAGAGTGCCCAACCTCCAGCCcagacatcaccatcaccactCCGTTAGAAGGCCCAGGTGAAGACTTATCCTCTATGGTTAGTATCTTCAGCACGTTGGAGAAAGGCAAGAAACGGTTCTCACCTAAGCACCTGTTGGTGTACGCCAGGCCCAAGAGCCTGCGTTCCAATGGGGTCCATCTCTCAGACCATAGCTTTACCATGGACAAGGGAGTTCATCTGCCCTCTACAGATTATGAGAGTCATGCCCCAGAACATGACCTTCCAGCCcctttgcctgtctgtctcccgcaCCTCCCTTGTGTTTCAGCTCTGCCGTTCAAGATGAATGACTCTTCCCGCA GACTAGAGACTGCATCAGAGAAACAGTTTGGCCGGGATAGAGCAGAGCTTCTGCTTGTAAAATCTGATGGACTTCCCCCTCCTCATCCAGCCAGGAAACTTCTACCTGACCGGGGGTCTCTGGGACCTTTGCCGATGAAACCTCCAAGACCTCCAAGGGTAGATCTCAGATGTTACCACCCAACCACAAAACATCACAGAG AGTTGACTTCAGCGGTTGAACCTGAGACATGTGAGGATCCACACTCTGAGCCTCCATCCATTGCTAATCCTGAACTGGTTGTTCCAGAGTTTCCAGACTTTGAGTTGAATTCAGAACTGGAAACTGCAGAAGGCAATGCATTTGACCTTGCAGCTCTAGAACTAGAAGCTACAGAATTTGGAACCCCTGAATATCCAGTAGATCTAGACTTGGGGGTTCCAGATTTTCTATCCCCTGAATGCGAGTTACCATCTTGTGAGCCTCCAAAAATTCCCAGCTTTGACCAACGAGCCCTGACCCTCAGCAGTCATCATGATCTAGTTATTTCAGAGTTCTTGGCTCAAACATGGGAGTTTCCAGCTTCAGTTCTAAAACCTCAAGTTGTTTCTGAGCTATCTGCTGAAATGGTGCCTGTTGAACCCTCATTCACAGAGGACACTGACCATGACTCCGCTTCGGTTGAATTTCCTCATTCAGGACTGACGTTGAG TGTCTGTCAACAGGAGAACTATTATGAAACCTGTGATAATGTGTATGAAGTTGTTGAGAACACTGTCAGTCAAAACTCACACAAACGTAAAGGCCCACCAAAGA ATCCTTATGGGGACCCCCATCCAGTG AAGGAGGAGCCTCGAATGCACATATGGCCCCGGAATCCATG TAAGGAAAAACAGAGCCCTGAGAACCACGAGGACAAAGATcagaagaagagggagaagcaCCGCCtcgagaaggagaagaaagagcaaaaggagagagagaaaaaggagaatgAAATGAAGAAAAAATTCAAA gtgacaGGCCAGGAGGAGGCGATGTACCATGCCAGGGTGACAGTGGCCAGTAAAGTGCGTAAGAATGACCTGCCAGTGAAGAGTGGTGACACGGTTAGCATCATCCGAACCACCAACTGCCCCAAAGGAAAATGGCTGGCCCGTGACGCCAACCACAAAT ATGGCTATATCTCTGTAATGAATGTGGAGCTGAATATCAAAGAGATGCTGGAGCTCGGGAAGAAGGCTCAGGCTGCTGGCCGAGGAGGCACAGAGGGAGATACCATCAGCATTGGGAGCAG ATCATCTAATCATCATCCCATGCTACACAGCAGCT tcacagATGACGATGAGGAGTGGACATTAGACGAAGATACCCTGTCCCCCTACATGGAGAACCG CGTTCACAATCGGACTGTCTCAATGCCTGATATGC TCTGCAGCCATGCTAGTGCCCACCACACCCTTAGTGATGGCAGCATAGAGGACCGCCACACACA AACCAGACATGAGGCTCTTCAGAAGTTAGCCATCTTCTTTCAGAACAACAAATCTGGCATCAGTGACACAGCAGAAGACCGAGTGCCAACCCCtacaaa TGCTGAAGCGCCAA GCTTCCTATGTGTTGTGGAGCCTCCATACTC AGACCAGGAAGTGGTTTTTGCAGATTTTGAACTACttccccctccagttctatatgcAGATTTCCTGTGA
- the si:ch211-188c16.1 gene encoding uncharacterized protein si:ch211-188c16.1 isoform X3, whose translation MEQEGPINVKALRAKFQEEARAQAQAQDQHRPAIAEKPRRLPSTVPGEQEQTCHPQDGALMSSIHSAVENKPVIPRVIFRDGTRVSGGKWPVSFPALVLQAIPPKPPTPPHQNRLHNGARDCTATAKKSFKDRHLPLVLPGLPLKEQKTHLPPHKEVPPPTKCKKKGLLLHHPFKSTKVSKVGGEPADEPAYAGLTTNRHSGAPVEGLVMDRNKAEDRLPLQMEHSSTECPTSSPDITITTPLEGPGEDLSSMVSIFSTLEKGKKRFSPKHLLVYARPKSLRSNGVHLSDHSFTMDKGVHLPSTDYESHAPEHDLPAPLPVCLPHLPCVSALPFKMNDSSRTRKLLPDRGSLGPLPMKPPRPPRVDLRCYHPTTKHHRELTSAVEPETCEDPHSEPPSIANPELVVPEFPDFELNSELETAEGNAFDLAALELEATEFGTPEYPVDLDLGVPDFLSPECELPSCEPPKIPSFDQRALTLSSHHDLVISEFLAQTWEFPASVLKPQVVSELSAEMVPVEPSFTEDTDHDSASVEFPHSGLTLSVCQQENYYETCDNVYEVVENTVSQNSHKRKGPPKNPYGDPHPVKEEPRMHIWPRNPCKEKQSPENHEDKDQKKREKHRLEKEKKEQKEREKKENEMKKKFKVTGQEEAMYHARVTVASKVRKNDLPVKSGDTVSIIRTTNCPKGKWLARDANHKYGYISVMNVELNIKEMLELGKKAQAAGRGGTEGDTISIGSRSSNHHPMLHSSFTDDDEEWTLDEDTLSPYMENRVHNRTVSMPDMLCSHASAHHTLSDGSIEDRHTQTRHEALQKLAIFFQNNKSGISDTAEDRVPTPTNAEAPSFLCVVEPPYSDQEVVFADFELLPPPVLYADFL comes from the exons ATGGAACAG GAGGGACCAATCAATGTCAAAGCTCTGAGGGCCAAGTTTCAGGAGGAAGCCAGAGCCCAGGCTCAAGCCCAGGACCAACACCGACCTGCCATTGCTGAGAAGCCCAGACGGCTCCCATCCACTGTTCCTGGGGAGCAGGAACAAACCTGTCATCCCCAGGATGGAGCCCTGATGAGCTCCATCCACTCTGCTGTGGAGAACAAACCTGTCATCCCCAGGGTCATCTTCAGGGATGGGACCAGGGTGTCTGGGGGCAAATGGCCTGTCTCCTTCCCTGCACTTGTACTGCAGGCCATCCCACCAaaaccaccaacaccaccacaccagAACCGTCTCCACAATGGTGCAAGGGACTGCACAGCGACAGCCAAGAAGTCCTTCAAAGACCGCCACCTGCCTCTCGTACTGCCTGGCCTGCCTTTGAAGGAGCAGAAAACCCATTTGCCACCTCATAAAGAGGTCCCGCCTCCAACAAAATGCAAGAAAAAGGGTTTGCTGCTCCACCACCCCTTCAAGTCAACCAAAGTCTCCAAGGTTGGCGGCGAACCTGCAGACGAGCCTGCATATGCTGGTTTGACCACCAACAGACATTCAGGAGCTCCAGTAGAGGGGCTTGTGATGGACAGGAATAAGGCTGAAGATAGGCTGCCACTCCAGATGGAACATTCTAGCACAGAGTGCCCAACCTCCAGCCcagacatcaccatcaccactCCGTTAGAAGGCCCAGGTGAAGACTTATCCTCTATGGTTAGTATCTTCAGCACGTTGGAGAAAGGCAAGAAACGGTTCTCACCTAAGCACCTGTTGGTGTACGCCAGGCCCAAGAGCCTGCGTTCCAATGGGGTCCATCTCTCAGACCATAGCTTTACCATGGACAAGGGAGTTCATCTGCCCTCTACAGATTATGAGAGTCATGCCCCAGAACATGACCTTCCAGCCcctttgcctgtctgtctcccgcaCCTCCCTTGTGTTTCAGCTCTGCCGTTCAAGATGAATGACTCTTCCCGCA CCAGGAAACTTCTACCTGACCGGGGGTCTCTGGGACCTTTGCCGATGAAACCTCCAAGACCTCCAAGGGTAGATCTCAGATGTTACCACCCAACCACAAAACATCACAGAG AGTTGACTTCAGCGGTTGAACCTGAGACATGTGAGGATCCACACTCTGAGCCTCCATCCATTGCTAATCCTGAACTGGTTGTTCCAGAGTTTCCAGACTTTGAGTTGAATTCAGAACTGGAAACTGCAGAAGGCAATGCATTTGACCTTGCAGCTCTAGAACTAGAAGCTACAGAATTTGGAACCCCTGAATATCCAGTAGATCTAGACTTGGGGGTTCCAGATTTTCTATCCCCTGAATGCGAGTTACCATCTTGTGAGCCTCCAAAAATTCCCAGCTTTGACCAACGAGCCCTGACCCTCAGCAGTCATCATGATCTAGTTATTTCAGAGTTCTTGGCTCAAACATGGGAGTTTCCAGCTTCAGTTCTAAAACCTCAAGTTGTTTCTGAGCTATCTGCTGAAATGGTGCCTGTTGAACCCTCATTCACAGAGGACACTGACCATGACTCCGCTTCGGTTGAATTTCCTCATTCAGGACTGACGTTGAG TGTCTGTCAACAGGAGAACTATTATGAAACCTGTGATAATGTGTATGAAGTTGTTGAGAACACTGTCAGTCAAAACTCACACAAACGTAAAGGCCCACCAAAGA ATCCTTATGGGGACCCCCATCCAGTG AAGGAGGAGCCTCGAATGCACATATGGCCCCGGAATCCATG TAAGGAAAAACAGAGCCCTGAGAACCACGAGGACAAAGATcagaagaagagggagaagcaCCGCCtcgagaaggagaagaaagagcaaaaggagagagagaaaaaggagaatgAAATGAAGAAAAAATTCAAA gtgacaGGCCAGGAGGAGGCGATGTACCATGCCAGGGTGACAGTGGCCAGTAAAGTGCGTAAGAATGACCTGCCAGTGAAGAGTGGTGACACGGTTAGCATCATCCGAACCACCAACTGCCCCAAAGGAAAATGGCTGGCCCGTGACGCCAACCACAAAT ATGGCTATATCTCTGTAATGAATGTGGAGCTGAATATCAAAGAGATGCTGGAGCTCGGGAAGAAGGCTCAGGCTGCTGGCCGAGGAGGCACAGAGGGAGATACCATCAGCATTGGGAGCAG ATCATCTAATCATCATCCCATGCTACACAGCAGCT tcacagATGACGATGAGGAGTGGACATTAGACGAAGATACCCTGTCCCCCTACATGGAGAACCG CGTTCACAATCGGACTGTCTCAATGCCTGATATGC TCTGCAGCCATGCTAGTGCCCACCACACCCTTAGTGATGGCAGCATAGAGGACCGCCACACACA AACCAGACATGAGGCTCTTCAGAAGTTAGCCATCTTCTTTCAGAACAACAAATCTGGCATCAGTGACACAGCAGAAGACCGAGTGCCAACCCCtacaaa TGCTGAAGCGCCAA GCTTCCTATGTGTTGTGGAGCCTCCATACTC AGACCAGGAAGTGGTTTTTGCAGATTTTGAACTACttccccctccagttctatatgcAGATTTCCTGTGA
- the c8a gene encoding complement component C8 alpha chain, protein MSSFSSRSSFISNMNRLICVLLGSCLLLLVLNKSLTVDATEYSWNMAETRTGQSAIRRVRSVNKPAPINCKMKMWSSWTPCDSCTDKKFRFRYMEKASQFGGRPCLDSQWEELACPTAQAVCWEPDICGERFTCNATGRCVSQALRCNGEVDCDDESDETDCEQVDDRQDKCSTLLPIPGAGRGTQGFNILTGEFVDHVLDPQYYGGQCEYVYNGEWRKLIYDPFCENLHYNEDEKNYRKPYNFHTYRFMAQATSEGSSEYYEDMATLLKARKTEDSFNLGVTVGIQYVEFGVSGNVESELLTNLTKYTDQELGFIRLQSKVQTAQFKMRSEGLMLHEDMYLSLMELPEEKYDFGLYSRFLNTYGTHYVTQGIMGGTLEYVAVVNTTAMKTSKIDAEQLKGCLGGSIGISSPIGKTKQVEVGGKLEIKGCKGTGSYEKEMYGSSSMIKDIVTLVKGGSTGSSGGLLAIKDPDTYRKWGLSLKYNPTLIEFETLPIFELVRLSTAGDHVGARPAHLRRAWEEYLLQFNSCRCAPCRHDGIPVLSQTSCHCICKQGFGGEACEETLRKGSTTDGAWSCWGTWSSCQSGSKTRRRSCDNPQPDGGAACLGSSSQNQRC, encoded by the exons ATGAGCTCattttcatcaaggagctcttTTATTTCTAATATGAATAGACTGATATGTGTATTATTGGGCTCCTGCCTTCTGCTGCTGGTTTTAAACAAATCTCTCACTGTAGATGCAACGGAGTACTCGTGGAATATGGCTGAAACCAG AACAGGGCAATCTGCTATTAGGAGGGTCAGAAGTGTCAACAAACCAGCTCCTATCAACTGTAAGATGAAAATGTGGTCGTCATGGACCCCTTGTGACTCCTGCACAGACAAGAAG TTTCGTTTCCGTTACATGGAGAAAGCGTCCCAGTTTGGTGGGAGACCATGTTTGGATAGTCAGTGGGAAGAGCTGGCATGCCCCACAGCACAGGCAGTGTGTTGGGAACCAGACATCTGTGGAGAAAGATTCACCTGCAATGCCACAG GTCGTTGTGTGAGCCAGGCGCTTCGCTGTAACGGTGAGGTCGACTGTGACGACGAGTCTGATGAGACGGACTGTGAGCAGGTGGACGACAGACAGGACAAGTGTTCCACACTGCTACCCATCCCTGGAGCTGGCCGAGGCACTCAGGG CTTTAACATACTGACAGGAGAATTTGTGGACCACGTTCTTGACCCACAATACTATGGAGGACAGTGTGAATATGTCTACAATGGAGAATGGAGAAAACTCATCTATGATCCCTTCTGTGAGAATTTACATTATAACGAGGATGAGAAAAACTATCGTAAACCCTACAACTTCCATACATACCGCTTCATG GCCCAGGCCACTTCTGAAGGCTCCTCAGAGTATTATGAAGATATGGCCACATTACTGAAAGCCAGAAAGACGGAAGATTCTTTTAATCTGGGTGTTACTGTTGGGATTCAGTACGTGGAGTTTGGAGTATCAGGGAATGTGGAGTCTGAGTTACTAACAAATCTAACAAAATACACCGATCAG GAACTTGGCTTCATCAGGTTGCAGTCTAAGGTTCAGACGGCCCAGTTTAAGATGAGGAGCGAGGGGCTGATGCTTCATGAAGACATGTACCTGTCCCTCATGGAGCTTCCTGAGGAGAAGTATGACTTTGGCCTGTACTCCCGCTTCCTCAACACATACGGAACGCACTACGTCACCCAGGGCATCATGGGAGGGACCCTGGAGTATGTGGCGGTCGTCAACACAACCGCCATGAAAACATCTA AGATTGATGCGGAACAACTTAAAGGGTGTTTGGGTGGATCCATTGGCATAAGCAGTCCTATAGGCAAGACGAAGCAGGTAGAAGTTGGAGGCAAACTTGAAATCAAAGGTTGCAAAGGCACCGGCTCTTATGAAAAAG AGATGTATGGCAGCTCCAGTATGATCAAGGACATTGTGACGCTGGTGAAGGGGGGCAGTACAGGAAGTAGTGGGGGTCTGCTGGCCATCAAGGACCCTGACACATACAGGAAGTGGGGCCTTTCTCTCAAGTACAACCCAACGCTCATCGAGTTTGAG aCCCTGCCCATATTTGAGCTGGTGCGTCTGAGCACAGCGGGGGACCACGTGGGGGCACGGCCGGCCCACCTGAGGAGGGCGTGGGAGGAGTATCTGCTCCAGTTCAACTCCTGTCGCTGTGCCCCCTGCAGGCATGACGGCATCCCTGTCCTCTCCCAGACCTCCTGCCACTGCATCTGCAAGCAGGGTTTCGGAGGGGAAGCCTGCGAGGAAACCCTCAGGAAAG GTTCCACGACGGACGGGGCCTGGAGTTGCTGGGGAACGTGGTCTTCCTGTCAGTCAGGAAGTAAGACGCGCCGACGGTCATGTGACAACCCCCAGCCAGATGGGGGAGCCGCCTGCCTTGGCTCCTCCTCCCAGAACCAACGCTGTTGA
- the si:ch211-188c16.1 gene encoding uncharacterized protein si:ch211-188c16.1 isoform X2: protein MEQEGPINVKALRAKFQEEARAQAQAQDQHRPAIAEKPRRLPSTVPGEQEQTCHPQDGALMSSIHSAVENKPVIPRVIFRDGTRVSGGKWPVSFPALVLQAIPPKPPTPPHQNRLHNGARDCTATAKKSFKDRHLPLVLPGLPLKEQKTHLPPHKEVPPPTKCKKKGLLLHHPFKSTKVSKVGGEPADEPAYAGLTTNRHSGAPVEGLVMDRNKAEDRLPLQMEHSSTECPTSSPDITITTPLEGPGEDLSSMVSIFSTLEKGKKRFSPKHLLVYARPKSLRSNGVHLSDHSFTMDKGVHLPSTDYESHAPEHDLPAPLPVCLPHLPCVSALPFKMNDSSRRLETASEKQFGRDRAELLLVKSDGLPPPHPARKLLPDRGSLGPLPMKPPRPPRVDLRCYHPTTKHHRELTSAVEPETCEDPHSEPPSIANPELVVPEFPDFELNSELETAEGNAFDLAALELEATEFGTPEYPVDLDLGVPDFLSPECELPSCEPPKIPSFDQRALTLSSHHDLVISEFLAQTWEFPASVLKPQVVSELSAEMVPVEPSFTEDTDHDSASVEFPHSGLTLSVCQQENYYETCDNVYEVVENTVSQNSHKRKGPPKNPYGDPHPVKEEPRMHIWPRNPCKEKQSPENHEDKDQKKREKHRLEKEKKEQKEREKKENEMKKKFKVTGQEEAMYHARVTVASKVRKNDLPVKSGDTVSIIRTTNCPKGKWLARDANHKYGYISVMNVELNIKEMLELGKKAQAAGRGGTEGDTISIGSRSSNHHPMLHSSFTDDDEEWTLDEDTLSPYMENRVHNRTVSMPDMLCSHASAHHTLSDGSIEDRHTQTRHEALQKLAIFFQNNKSGISDTAEDRVPTPTKLPMCCGASILRPGSGFCRF, encoded by the exons ATGGAACAG GAGGGACCAATCAATGTCAAAGCTCTGAGGGCCAAGTTTCAGGAGGAAGCCAGAGCCCAGGCTCAAGCCCAGGACCAACACCGACCTGCCATTGCTGAGAAGCCCAGACGGCTCCCATCCACTGTTCCTGGGGAGCAGGAACAAACCTGTCATCCCCAGGATGGAGCCCTGATGAGCTCCATCCACTCTGCTGTGGAGAACAAACCTGTCATCCCCAGGGTCATCTTCAGGGATGGGACCAGGGTGTCTGGGGGCAAATGGCCTGTCTCCTTCCCTGCACTTGTACTGCAGGCCATCCCACCAaaaccaccaacaccaccacaccagAACCGTCTCCACAATGGTGCAAGGGACTGCACAGCGACAGCCAAGAAGTCCTTCAAAGACCGCCACCTGCCTCTCGTACTGCCTGGCCTGCCTTTGAAGGAGCAGAAAACCCATTTGCCACCTCATAAAGAGGTCCCGCCTCCAACAAAATGCAAGAAAAAGGGTTTGCTGCTCCACCACCCCTTCAAGTCAACCAAAGTCTCCAAGGTTGGCGGCGAACCTGCAGACGAGCCTGCATATGCTGGTTTGACCACCAACAGACATTCAGGAGCTCCAGTAGAGGGGCTTGTGATGGACAGGAATAAGGCTGAAGATAGGCTGCCACTCCAGATGGAACATTCTAGCACAGAGTGCCCAACCTCCAGCCcagacatcaccatcaccactCCGTTAGAAGGCCCAGGTGAAGACTTATCCTCTATGGTTAGTATCTTCAGCACGTTGGAGAAAGGCAAGAAACGGTTCTCACCTAAGCACCTGTTGGTGTACGCCAGGCCCAAGAGCCTGCGTTCCAATGGGGTCCATCTCTCAGACCATAGCTTTACCATGGACAAGGGAGTTCATCTGCCCTCTACAGATTATGAGAGTCATGCCCCAGAACATGACCTTCCAGCCcctttgcctgtctgtctcccgcaCCTCCCTTGTGTTTCAGCTCTGCCGTTCAAGATGAATGACTCTTCCCGCA GACTAGAGACTGCATCAGAGAAACAGTTTGGCCGGGATAGAGCAGAGCTTCTGCTTGTAAAATCTGATGGACTTCCCCCTCCTCATCCAGCCAGGAAACTTCTACCTGACCGGGGGTCTCTGGGACCTTTGCCGATGAAACCTCCAAGACCTCCAAGGGTAGATCTCAGATGTTACCACCCAACCACAAAACATCACAGAG AGTTGACTTCAGCGGTTGAACCTGAGACATGTGAGGATCCACACTCTGAGCCTCCATCCATTGCTAATCCTGAACTGGTTGTTCCAGAGTTTCCAGACTTTGAGTTGAATTCAGAACTGGAAACTGCAGAAGGCAATGCATTTGACCTTGCAGCTCTAGAACTAGAAGCTACAGAATTTGGAACCCCTGAATATCCAGTAGATCTAGACTTGGGGGTTCCAGATTTTCTATCCCCTGAATGCGAGTTACCATCTTGTGAGCCTCCAAAAATTCCCAGCTTTGACCAACGAGCCCTGACCCTCAGCAGTCATCATGATCTAGTTATTTCAGAGTTCTTGGCTCAAACATGGGAGTTTCCAGCTTCAGTTCTAAAACCTCAAGTTGTTTCTGAGCTATCTGCTGAAATGGTGCCTGTTGAACCCTCATTCACAGAGGACACTGACCATGACTCCGCTTCGGTTGAATTTCCTCATTCAGGACTGACGTTGAG TGTCTGTCAACAGGAGAACTATTATGAAACCTGTGATAATGTGTATGAAGTTGTTGAGAACACTGTCAGTCAAAACTCACACAAACGTAAAGGCCCACCAAAGA ATCCTTATGGGGACCCCCATCCAGTG AAGGAGGAGCCTCGAATGCACATATGGCCCCGGAATCCATG TAAGGAAAAACAGAGCCCTGAGAACCACGAGGACAAAGATcagaagaagagggagaagcaCCGCCtcgagaaggagaagaaagagcaaaaggagagagagaaaaaggagaatgAAATGAAGAAAAAATTCAAA gtgacaGGCCAGGAGGAGGCGATGTACCATGCCAGGGTGACAGTGGCCAGTAAAGTGCGTAAGAATGACCTGCCAGTGAAGAGTGGTGACACGGTTAGCATCATCCGAACCACCAACTGCCCCAAAGGAAAATGGCTGGCCCGTGACGCCAACCACAAAT ATGGCTATATCTCTGTAATGAATGTGGAGCTGAATATCAAAGAGATGCTGGAGCTCGGGAAGAAGGCTCAGGCTGCTGGCCGAGGAGGCACAGAGGGAGATACCATCAGCATTGGGAGCAG ATCATCTAATCATCATCCCATGCTACACAGCAGCT tcacagATGACGATGAGGAGTGGACATTAGACGAAGATACCCTGTCCCCCTACATGGAGAACCG CGTTCACAATCGGACTGTCTCAATGCCTGATATGC TCTGCAGCCATGCTAGTGCCCACCACACCCTTAGTGATGGCAGCATAGAGGACCGCCACACACA AACCAGACATGAGGCTCTTCAGAAGTTAGCCATCTTCTTTCAGAACAACAAATCTGGCATCAGTGACACAGCAGAAGACCGAGTGCCAACCCCtacaaa GCTTCCTATGTGTTGTGGAGCCTCCATACTC AGACCAGGAAGTGGTTTTTGCAGATTTTGA